In Neofelis nebulosa isolate mNeoNeb1 chromosome 10, mNeoNeb1.pri, whole genome shotgun sequence, one DNA window encodes the following:
- the LOC131487759 gene encoding H2.0-like homeobox protein, protein MAMAAAAWPAFSLDLWPHAGPGTPRAVPSSPQTGRAGSSPPQAETTAATLTWLAPDGTPTVRHRLNQEFTPQATPAGLSPDPAEGGCGKPLQAAVHCSPPVRTPRHRAQCLVNPPPQPQTSAFPPPAHIPWHGSGLLGGGRDTPFDSS, encoded by the exons ATGGCCATGGCCGCGGCCGCATG GCCAGCCTTCTCCCTGGACCTGTGGCCACACGCAGGCCCGGGCACACCACGGGCTGTTCCCAGCAGCCCCCAGACAGGGCgggctggctcctctcctccccaggctgAGACCACCGCAGCGACACTCACCTGGCTAGCCCCGGATGGGACACCCACCGTCCGTCATCGCCTCAACCAAGAGTTCACTCCTCAAGCCACACCCGCAGGCCTCAGCCCTGACCCAGCAGAGGGTGGGTGCGGGAAGCCACTTCAGGCGGCTGTCCACTGTTCACCTCCTGTTCGGACCCCACGCCATCGCGCCCAGTGCCTGGTCAACCCCCCACCTCAGCCTCAGACCTCggccttccctcctcctgcccacatTCCCTGGCATGGCTCTGGACTCCTTGGGGGCGGCCGGGACACCCCCTTTGACAGTTCATAG